A genomic window from Chlorobium phaeobacteroides DSM 266 includes:
- a CDS encoding ATP-binding protein, translating into MKVADLDILLQEGEGVMLEYKEGISGSFARELVAFANTAGGKILLGVRDNGTVKGIADTNVLRARIQDIARNCDPPVQILLQHIGMVTVVTVLESDAKPVQCSDGFFLRQGAVTQKLSREEIRDMFRQGGAVRFDLSPCPAFRYPEDFDPVKFREWLQKSTISQPSPVEDILVNIEAAERSGGKLLFRNAGVLFFAREPRRFFNHAYVTCLLFKGTVKLHVLDRKDFAGGIVADIEESLRFIERNTRTAYRIEKLQREEIPQYPVAALREALTNAVMHRDWFIEGGNVFVEIYDDRIEVSSPGTLPKGMLPEDLGSKSIRRNPLIADLLHRIAFIEKAGTGIRRMRDGAREMGYPEPEFIAGNFFTALFRPIHEASEQGIRHVPDMHPTCTAHVPDMYPACTPQVIAILNLAEGEAKTRGVLQEVAKIKNREHFYQHYLQPLLSAGLLERTVPDKPRSPKQRYVTTAAGRAMIEKSDKES; encoded by the coding sequence ATGAAAGTTGCTGATCTCGATATCCTGCTTCAGGAAGGTGAGGGGGTGATGCTTGAGTACAAGGAGGGTATCTCTGGATCATTCGCCCGTGAATTGGTGGCTTTTGCCAACACGGCAGGAGGAAAGATTCTGCTTGGTGTGCGGGATAACGGGACAGTGAAGGGGATTGCTGATACAAACGTGTTGCGGGCGCGAATTCAGGATATTGCCCGGAATTGTGATCCTCCTGTTCAGATTCTGTTGCAGCATATCGGCATGGTAACGGTGGTGACGGTTCTTGAAAGTGATGCAAAGCCGGTGCAGTGCAGCGATGGCTTTTTTCTGCGGCAGGGAGCTGTAACCCAAAAGCTCTCGCGTGAGGAGATTCGGGATATGTTCAGGCAGGGAGGGGCAGTAAGATTCGATCTTTCCCCCTGTCCAGCCTTTCGCTATCCTGAGGATTTTGATCCCGTTAAATTCAGAGAGTGGTTGCAAAAAAGCACTATTTCACAGCCCAGCCCGGTGGAGGATATTCTGGTAAACATTGAAGCTGCGGAGCGTTCAGGCGGAAAACTTCTTTTCCGTAATGCCGGAGTGCTCTTTTTTGCCCGTGAGCCGAGGCGTTTTTTCAATCACGCTTACGTCACCTGCCTGCTCTTCAAGGGGACAGTCAAGCTGCATGTTCTTGATCGCAAGGATTTTGCCGGAGGGATTGTTGCCGATATCGAAGAGAGCTTGCGCTTTATTGAGCGTAACACACGCACAGCCTATCGGATCGAGAAGCTCCAGCGTGAGGAGATTCCGCAATATCCGGTTGCCGCTCTGCGGGAAGCTCTGACCAATGCGGTGATGCACCGCGACTGGTTTATCGAGGGGGGCAATGTTTTTGTGGAGATTTACGATGATCGCATTGAGGTGTCAAGTCCCGGTACGCTTCCGAAAGGAATGCTTCCGGAGGATCTTGGAAGCAAAAGCATTCGCCGTAATCCCCTCATTGCCGATCTCCTGCATCGTATTGCATTTATCGAGAAGGCTGGAACCGGAATCCGGCGGATGCGCGATGGAGCAAGGGAGATGGGATATCCTGAACCGGAGTTTATTGCAGGCAACTTTTTTACCGCACTGTTTCGTCCGATTCATGAGGCGTCAGAGCAAGGTATCCGACATGTACCCGACATGCACCCGACATGTACCGCACATGTACCCGACATGTACCCCGCATGTACCCCGCAAGTGATAGCTATTCTTAACCTGGCTGAAGGAGAAGCAAAGACACGTGGTGTGCTGCAAGAAGTCGCAAAGATCAAAAATCGAGAGCATTTCTATCAGCACTACCTTCAACCGCTTCTTTCCGCTGGGTTACTGGAACGCACCGTTCCCGATAAACCCCGAAGTCCGAAGCAGCGATATGTTACGACCGCAGCCGGTCGCGCCATGATTGAAAAATCTGACAAGGAGTCCTGA
- a CDS encoding carbon-nitrogen hydrolase family protein, whose translation MSSDLKYEEFLPVGIIQTTLKAEFAWPKKSDAPKMTSSQDAHAWQEICKAMRAFKDRDGGLSPKVVVLPELSLPRTRLDDFEKLVGGLNVIAFVGVDYRLDRVHNRVYNDGMVFIPNNFWESRPSRYCTRVVFGKTHAAPKEKKKLKDLIPSWTYCGDDKVYIFDLEQYGRMGVSICYDFMDLERALMYRGKVHHLFVLAYNRDLGMFRSLADSLSRTVYCNVVVCNTGIYGGSVAVAPYHEAFKRTLYSHDGKELFTTQVVNLPVRGVEEARNGKGETIIHIERPANVFKDPPPGVF comes from the coding sequence ATGAGCAGTGACTTAAAATATGAAGAATTTCTTCCAGTTGGAATCATCCAAACTACACTTAAAGCAGAATTCGCATGGCCAAAAAAAAGTGATGCACCCAAAATGACATCATCTCAAGATGCACATGCATGGCAGGAAATATGCAAGGCAATGAGGGCCTTTAAAGATAGAGATGGAGGCTTGTCCCCAAAGGTGGTAGTTCTTCCCGAGCTCTCTTTGCCGCGTACTCGACTTGATGATTTTGAAAAGCTTGTCGGTGGGCTAAATGTTATCGCATTTGTCGGTGTTGACTATAGGTTGGACAGGGTTCATAACCGTGTATATAACGATGGGATGGTTTTTATTCCTAACAATTTCTGGGAATCAAGGCCATCGCGTTACTGCACGCGAGTTGTATTCGGAAAGACTCATGCCGCCCCCAAAGAGAAGAAGAAGCTCAAAGATCTTATTCCTTCATGGACGTATTGTGGTGATGACAAGGTTTACATTTTCGATTTGGAACAATATGGTCGTATGGGTGTAAGTATTTGCTATGATTTTATGGACCTTGAGCGCGCATTAATGTATCGAGGAAAAGTACATCATCTTTTCGTCTTGGCGTATAACAGAGATTTAGGAATGTTTCGATCCCTTGCGGATTCTTTATCTCGAACAGTTTATTGCAATGTAGTGGTTTGCAATACGGGGATTTATGGTGGCTCGGTTGCTGTTGCGCCCTATCATGAAGCATTCAAGAGGACGCTTTATTCACACGATGGAAAGGAGCTTTTTACTACGCAAGTTGTCAATTTACCCGTTAGGGGCGTAGAAGAAGCGCGGAATGGAAAGGGGGAAACTATTATACACATTGAGCGACCAGCGAATGTTTTCAAAGATCCTCCACCGGGAGTTTTTTGA